A genomic stretch from Thunnus maccoyii chromosome 19, fThuMac1.1, whole genome shotgun sequence includes:
- the LOC121885432 gene encoding interferon-induced very large GTPase 1-like — MQSTRFSTLACFCRLALNAECSLTPLCSFCLFSISQLLQVNIPDTKTAVSSSPCGVSLTGSTMATPGLGTMADREELLKTLKELGDEEFKKFKRHFQQLNIPGGSSVIPKSYLEKADRSDAVDKIVETYNQQSVEVVRKILEKINRNDLVEKLSNTNTGAHGTDMDRNKEKQSVNISEEGNRKEHQTETLLSRLHLLDKYEQKLTPADFLKIVPPVKHHHDTSEKDLAHTFLQRLMMLDHRARYIPVRQDSPEVTHDLVLDDLDDFFSTSVDSDQTKQSHVHPMDVQMSVFHCSDSFLKQIMITKLSQCQYTLPLLVPDPVTMDIECPLWTFRQIVKSWKITQTKGNSNIVTMKSMPICKAATPMVSFFRLGSLSVSKSQLINTLINDRHSTFFHRNCPGSTKSRHLMDGVAEIAWYCPAGKPNDAFTDCIAFCNLHGDALVIDKQREILMEKSSVNVVLLATPERGDRSTTVISDLLKSSKPLICLIVDNDCGAVKTKEGKYKMGLKDRSWSNVSEELKRIIGNILSGPHSSFQLETMAEVSGIRVDEDDTVCKKGKSAAMKIVNVLNGKDVSKIKDEFLPCQGRLWHDWCKINKEQYHLKGNIEKEKCKKQQELKRIRQEQCAASRSDLIKLFIESLSSLPSEERKYFLKWIQILLDALSTDDLSLILQKYDEKWSDVLDLKKKHDNSDQLIKKKIQLEEISAKLQSATFGLEHILREIGQIYEAHKSLQNQRKTDWCKYPELAAELMISGHPMELMDGDAGHVPLTWISSLLDEVIMKLGDQRVFVLSVLGVQSSGKSTMLNAMFGLQFAVSAGRCTRGAFMQLVKVSEEMKKDFQFDYVLVVDTEGLRALELAGNTTVHHDNELATFVVGLGNMTLINIYGENPADMSDILQIVVQAFMRMKRVKLSPSCVFVHQNVADISAAEKNMDGKRRLQEKLDQMAKLAAEEEVCDADCFSDVISFDVKEDVKYFAQLWEGSPPMAPPNPGYSESVQELKNFILSKASQSAGTTLSKFRSNIKDLWNALMNEHFVFSFKNTQEISVYRKLEVQYGNWTWTLRSNMLTIENQLHNRIENGKLDKVEIRYLHKEMSKTYEEIKKGMKTFFDDDKDKQMLVQWQGRYKKKIEEFHDEQMREVKRKLDEIIQQRKACKKMDDKKTEFENKLLQKSKELAHQLKDKDIDEKEPQKQFNSVWSSWVTELTGDTKPIEDIKLEDDQFEILQELGFEQSLIDESKTCGRYKKISEIGDYHHYVTPKKSHKSVSKVQKTVLHFMSKSLSCEEQNLIRSFIEDVEQQSLHLIKSKPVATRGYSSTYLQEVAKNVREKVTEFESKRKYALKKEFIVDLLLYMFDKAGSWISESHKTFQKNNDALAYLESKKIQHYNIFRSFFKGNSSAVVLGELICEKLKISTVEAVCNKTAIDLAGEMRCRFPAFNGNRLDLEKHVLKSLAEKEDFDGFINYIYHPRNQTESFIKEEVEKYIFTEHKDEALKILKKNVEDINKLVRRALFTATDKVKTQRGDIDMWLKEFSSLLEDELTFDRISSQNFSDIKHFDFLKEAIEKGLASIIRELSSLSLDKMKEFRLKPDQILIDQLCKCCWVTCPFCAAVCTNTLENHIPDDHSTPFHRSGAIRGWHYRNTVEMSINFCTTKVASDRCFRPRPDSEESIPFKLYRTAGPEYANWRITPDESKLPYWKWFVCRFQEQLENHYKLKFQDRGEIPSEWTRCSKDEAIKSLDEMCQ; from the exons atGCAGTCCACACGTTTTTCCACACTAGCATGTTTCTGTAGGCTTGCTTTAAATGCAGAGTGCAG tctgactcctctctgctctttctgCCTCTTCAGCATCTCACAGCTTCTTCAAGTCAACATCCCAG ATACCAAAACAGCTGTTTCATCCTCACCGTGTGGAGTCTCTCTGACAGGCAGCACCATGGCAACGCC GGGTCTGGGGACGATGGCTGATAGAGAGGAGCTTTTGAAGACACTGAAAGAGTTGGGAGATGAAGAATTCAAGAAATTTAAGAGGCACTTTCAGCAGCTGAACATCCCAGGAGGCTCCTCAGTCATCCCAAAGAGTTATCTGGAGAAAGCAGACAGGTCGGACGCTGTAGATAAGATAGTAGAGACCTACAAccaacagtctgtggaggtgGTGAGGAAGATCTTGGAGAAGATCAACAGGAATGATCTAGTGGAGAAACTGTCAAACACCAACACAGGAGCTCACG GTACCGATATGGACAGAAACAAGGAGAAG CAGTCAGTGAACATTTCTGAAGAGGGAAACAGGAAGGAGcatcaaacagaaacactgCTCAGCAGACTTCATCTTCTAGACAAATATGAACAGAAGTTAACACCAGCTGACTTTCTTAAAATAGTTCCACctgtaaaacatcatcatgacaCATCTGAGAAAGATCTAGCTCACACTTTTCTTCAGAGGCTGATGATGTTAGACCACAGAGCCAGATACATTCCTGTAAGACAAGACAGTCCTGAGGTGACACATGATCTGGTGCTTGATGATTTAGATGATTTTTTTAGCACCAGTGTTGACtctgatcagacaaaacagtcTCATGTGCATCCAATGGATGTTCAAATGTCAGTATTTCACTGCTCAGACAGCTTCCTTAAGCAGATCATGATTACAAAGCTCTCACAGTGTCAGTACACCTTACCTTTGCTTGTTCCCGACCCCGTCACAATGGATATCGAGTGTCCTCTGTGGACATTCAGACAAATAGTAAAAAGCTGGAAGATAACTCAAACAAAAGGTAATTCCAACATTGTCACCATGAAGAGTATGCCCATCTGCAAAGCTGCGACGCCCATGGTGTCATTTTTCCGTCTTGGTTCACTATCAGTGTCTAAATCTCAGCTGATCAACACTTTGATCAACGACCGTCACAGCACCTTCTTCCACAGAAACTGCCCAGGAAGCACCAAATCTCGCCATCTGATGGACGGTGTGGCGGAGATAGCATGGTACTGCCCAGCTGGAAAACCCAATGATGCCTTCACTGACTGCATTGCCTTCTGTAATCTTCATGGTGATGCTCTGGTGATTGACAAACAGCGTGAAATACTGATGGAAAAATCTTCAGTCAATGTTGTTCTGTTAGCAACTCCGGAGAGAGGTGACAGAAGTACTACAGTTATCTCAGACCTTCTCAAGTCTTCAAAACCTCTCATTTGTCTCATTGTTGATAATGACTGTGGTGCAGTTAAGACCAAAGAGGGAAAATACAAAATGGGTCTGAAAGACAGAAGCTGGTCGAATGTTTCTGAAGAACTGAAACGAATCATTGGAAACATTTTGTCTGGACCACATTCATCCTTCCAGCTAGAAACCATGGCTGAGGTCTCTGGAATCAGAGTGGATGAAGATGACACAGTctgcaaaaaaggaaaatctgcTGCAATGAAAATAGTGAATGTACTTAACGGGAAGGATGTTTCAAAGATCAAAGATGAATTTCTGCCTTGTCAAGGCCGACTGTGGCATGACTGGTGCAAAATAAACAAGGAACAGTATCACCTCAAAGGGAACATTGAGAAggagaaatgtaaaaaacaacaggaacTAAAGAGAATACGTCAAGAACAATGTGCTGCTTCCCGTAGTGACCTGATCAAGCTGTTCATTGAAAGCCTCTCGTCTCTGCcatcagaggagagaaaatatttcCTGAAATGGATTCAGATCTTGCTAGATGCTCTCTCCACAGATGATCTGTCTTTAATTCTCCAGAAGTATGACGAAAAATGGTCTGACGTCTTGGATTTGAAGAAGAAACATGACAACTCTGATCAGctaataaagaagaaaattcAGCTTGAAGAAATATCAGCAAAACTACAGTCAGCTACTTTTGGATTAGAGCACATCCTCAGAGAAATTGGACAGATCTATGAAGCCCATAAATCTCTGCAGAACCAAAGAAAGACTGACTGGTGTAAATATCCTGAGCTGGCTGCAGAGCTGATGATATCAGGACATCCAATGGAGCTGATGGATGGTGATGCAGGTCATGTGCCTTTAACATGGATCTCTAGTCTGTTAGATGAAGTCATCATGAAACTGGGAGATCagagagtttttgttttgtcagttctGGGTGTACAAAGCAGTGGAAAATCAACCATGCTGAATGCCATGTTTGGGTTACAGTTTGCAGTCAGTGCTGGCAGGTGCACCAGGGGTGCCTTCATGCAGCTGGTCAAAGTgtcagaggagatgaagaaagaCTTTCAGTTTGACTACGTTCTAGTTGTGGACACTGAAGGACTGCGTGCTCTTGAGTTGGCAGGTAACACCACTGTTCACCACGACAATGAACTGGCAACATTTGTGGTTGGTCTGGGAAACATGACATTGATCAACATCTATGGAGAGAATCCAGCTGATATGTCAGATATCCTGCAGATTGTTGTTCAGGCTTTCATGAGGATGAAGAGAGTTAAACTTTCTCcaagttgtgtgtttgttcaccAGAATGTTGCAGATATttcagctgcagagaaaaacatgGATGGAAAAAGACGACTGCAAGAAAAACTGGACCAGATGGCCAAACTGGCTGCTGAAGAGGAGGTTTGTGATGCTGACTGCTTCAGTGATGTTATTTCATTTGATGTGAAGGAAGATGTGAAATACTTTGCCCAACTGTGGGAGGGAAGTCCACCCATGGCTCCTCCAAATCCAGGTTATAGTGAAAGCGTCCAAGAGCTGAAGAACTTCATCCTCTCAAAAGCATCACAGTCTGCTGGGACGACTCTCTCAAAGTTCAGAAGCAACATAAAGGACCTGTGGAATGCTCTGATGAACGAACACTTTGTGTTCagcttcaaaaacacacaggaaattTCAGTGTACAGAAAACTCGAAGTCCAGTATGGGAACTGGACCTGGACCCTGAGGAGCAACATGTTGACGATTGAGAACCAGCTTCATAACAGAATTGAAAATGGAAAACTTGACAAGGTTGAGATCAGATATCTTCATAAAGAAATGAGCAAAACATATGAAGAAATCAAAAAAGGGATGAAAACGTTCTTTGATgatgacaaagacaaacaaatgttGGTTCAGTGGCAAGGacgatataaaaaaaaaatcgaagAGTTTCATGATGAACAGATGAGAGAAGTTAAAAGAAAACTGGATGAGATCATCCAACAGAGGAAGGCTTGTAAAAAGATGGATGACAAGAAAACAGAGTTTGAGAACAAGCTGCTACAAAAGAGCAAAGAACTCGCTCATCAGTTAAAAGACAAGGACATAGATGAAAAGGAACCTCAAAAGCAGTTCAACAGTGTTTGGAGCAGCTGGGTTACTGAGTTAACTGGAGACACAAAACCTATTGAGGACATCAAGTTGGAAGACGACCAGTTTGAGATCCTGCAAGAACTTGGTTTTGAACAGAGTCTTATAGATGAATCCAAAACCTGCGGCAGATACAAAAAGATATCAGAGATTGGAGATTATCATCATTATGTGACCCCAAAGAAGAGCCATAAATCGGTATCTAAAGTACAGAAAACAGTGCTACATTTCATGAGTAAGTCCCTTTCGTGTGAAGAACAAAACCTGATCAGATCCTTCATTGAAGATGTTGAACAACAGTCCCTTCATTTAATTAAGAGCAAACCTGTAGCTACAAGAGGCTACAGTTCCACTTACCTGCAGGAAGTGGCCAAGAatgtcagagagaaagtgacagaGTTTGAATCAAAGAGGAAATATGCTCTTAAGAAGGAGTTTATAGTTGATCtcttactgtatatgtttgacAAGGCAGGAAGTTGGATTTCAGAGTCCCACAAGACATTCCAGAAGAACAACGATGCACTCGCTTATTTAGAAAGcaagaaaatacaacattacAACATTTTCAGAAGCTTCTTCAAAGGAAACTCTTCTGCTGTTGTTCTTGGAGAACTGATctgtgaaaaactgaaaatttctACTGTTGAAGCTGTTTGTAACAAGACCGCCATTGATCTCGCTGGAGAGATGAGGTGCCGTTTCCCAGCATTCAATGGGAACAGGCTGGACTTGGAGAAACATGTGTTGAAGTCACTGGCAGAGAAAGAAGACTTTGATGGTTTCATAAACTACATTTATCACCCAAGAAACCAAACAGAGAGTTTTATAAAAGAGGAAGTAGAGAAATACATCTTCACAGAACACAAAGATGAAGCACTGAAGATACTCAAGAAAAATGTTGAAGACATCAATAAACTTGTGAGGCGAGCTTTGTTCACTGCAACAGACAAAGTCAAAACTCAGAGAGGAGACATTGACATGTGGCTGAAGGAATTTTCCAGTTTGCTAGAAGATGAGCTAACATTCGACAGGATTAGTTCTCAAAACTTCagtgacataaaacattttgactttcTTAAAGAAGCGATAGAGAAAGGACTTGCATCCATCATTAGAGAGCTGAGCAGCCTCTCATTGGATAAGATGAAGGAATTCAGACTGAAGCCAGATCAAATCCTCATTGATCAGCTGTGTAAGTGCTGCTGGGTAACGTGTCCGTTCTGTGCAGCTGTTTGTACCAACACCCTGGAAAATCACATTCCTGATGATCACAGCACGCCATTTCATCGATCAGGTGCAATCAGAGGATGGCACTACAGAAACACAGTGGAGATGAGCATCAATTTCTGCACAACAAAAGTTGCAAGTGATAGATGTTTTCGCCCTCGTCCTGACTCAGAAGAGTCCATTCCCTTTAAACTTTACCGAACTGCTGGTCCAGAATATGCTAACTGGAGAATTACCCCTGATGAGTCTAAGCTGCCATACTGGAAATGGTTTGTGTGTCGATTTCAGGAGCAGCTGGAAAACCACTATAAGTTAAAATTCCAGGACAGAGGTGAAATTCCCAGCGAGTGGACGAGATGCTCTAAAGATGAAGCCATTAAAAGTCTGGATGAAATGTGTCAGTGa